Proteins co-encoded in one Kribbella solani genomic window:
- a CDS encoding Pr6Pr family membrane protein, producing MTTVGRIWAAITGLLVVIGIVIQLAVTANGHEGFFPDNPERVFNVFAYFTIQSNLLLGGTALMLAAQPDRAQTTLFRTLRLNGVLCIAVTGIVYHVALAPLADFKGWAAVTNFLLHTATPVAGVLGWLAFGPRGQTDWRIVGWSIVYPLLWLAFTLVRGEFVGFYPYPFVDVSEHGYGRVLLNCLLVAVLFLALAAGATTLDRRLVRKKSSVER from the coding sequence ATGACGACGGTTGGGCGGATCTGGGCCGCGATCACCGGCCTGCTGGTCGTGATCGGGATTGTCATCCAGCTCGCGGTGACGGCGAACGGGCACGAGGGATTCTTCCCGGACAATCCGGAGCGCGTTTTCAACGTGTTCGCGTACTTCACCATCCAGTCGAACCTGCTCCTCGGCGGGACCGCGCTGATGCTCGCCGCGCAACCGGATCGAGCGCAGACGACGCTGTTCAGGACACTGCGGCTGAACGGCGTGCTCTGCATCGCGGTGACCGGAATCGTCTACCACGTGGCGCTCGCGCCGCTGGCCGACTTCAAGGGCTGGGCCGCGGTCACGAACTTCCTGCTGCACACCGCGACGCCAGTGGCCGGCGTCCTTGGCTGGCTGGCGTTCGGGCCACGCGGTCAGACCGACTGGCGGATCGTCGGCTGGTCGATCGTGTACCCGCTGCTGTGGCTGGCGTTCACGCTGGTCCGCGGCGAGTTCGTCGGCTTCTACCCGTACCCGTTCGTCGACGTCAGCGAGCACGGGTACGGACGGGTGCTACTGAACTGTCTGTTGGTGGCGGTACTCTTCCTGGCTCTGGCGGCCGGTGCGACCACCTTGGATCGCCGGCTGGTTCGGAAGAAGAGCTCCGTCGAAAGGTAG
- a CDS encoding transglycosylase family protein, whose amino-acid sequence MPKARHARARRSTRRVARTLSIAGLGAGITAIGTASAFAADYTVKPGDTLSEIAQANGTSWQDLAKLNHLKDPNLILIGQSLTLDGAKTSAAPKPQVTEQKSDVRKPDTKKSDSHKSDSKKSSRESRSSRSQDRAKSSNSGSKASLSGAWAKVANCESSGNPRAVNGAGYYGLFQFDMQTWRSVGGSGNPAQASAGEQLMRAKKLYAQRGASPWPVCGKYLR is encoded by the coding sequence ATGCCCAAGGCTCGACATGCGCGCGCCCGGCGAAGCACTCGCCGGGTGGCCCGAACCCTCTCCATCGCCGGTCTGGGAGCCGGCATCACCGCCATCGGCACCGCTTCGGCCTTCGCGGCCGACTACACGGTCAAGCCCGGTGACACCCTCTCCGAGATCGCCCAGGCCAACGGCACCAGCTGGCAGGACCTGGCGAAGCTCAACCACCTGAAGGACCCGAACCTCATCCTGATCGGGCAGAGCCTGACGCTGGACGGCGCGAAGACCTCCGCCGCTCCGAAGCCGCAGGTCACCGAGCAGAAGTCCGATGTCCGCAAGCCGGACACCAAGAAGTCCGACTCGCACAAGTCCGACTCGAAGAAGTCCAGCCGCGAGTCTCGGTCGAGCCGGTCCCAGGACCGCGCGAAGAGCAGCAACAGCGGCAGCAAGGCGAGCCTGAGCGGCGCCTGGGCCAAGGTCGCGAACTGCGAGTCCAGCGGCAACCCGCGGGCCGTGAACGGCGCCGGCTACTACGGCCTGTTCCAGTTCGACATGCAGACCTGGCGCAGTGTCGGCGGCTCCGGCAACCCGGCGCAGGCCTCGGCCGGCGAGCAGCTGATGCGGGCGAAGAAGCTGTACGCCCAGCGCGGCGCCTCCCCGTGGCCGGTCTGCGGTAAGTACCTCCGCTGA
- a CDS encoding response regulator transcription factor yields the protein MIRVALGHRGVLVRGALAAVLARENDLDVVAELDSSDDVLPVAGRRPDVVVLDPQLPGRIRIEELCRKLAGRGVLVLIDHEAIAATSLALVKQAPRIGLIATDSTTDQLVQAVRDVAKGLPVVDVRLAVAALKAGDNPLTDRECEVLRQVTTGATAQEVARTLSLSAGTVRNYLSRILAKTGSRSRIEAIRKAQDAGWI from the coding sequence GTGATCCGAGTGGCACTCGGGCATCGGGGTGTGCTGGTGCGTGGGGCACTGGCCGCGGTGCTGGCGCGGGAGAACGACCTGGACGTGGTCGCGGAGCTGGACAGCTCGGACGACGTGCTGCCGGTGGCCGGCCGGCGGCCGGATGTCGTGGTGCTCGATCCACAACTGCCGGGCCGCATCCGGATCGAGGAACTCTGCCGCAAGCTGGCCGGCCGGGGCGTACTGGTGCTGATCGACCACGAGGCGATCGCGGCGACCAGCCTGGCGCTGGTGAAACAGGCACCGCGGATCGGGCTGATAGCAACGGACTCGACCACCGACCAACTGGTGCAAGCAGTGCGCGATGTCGCGAAGGGCCTGCCGGTGGTCGACGTACGCCTCGCGGTGGCGGCGCTGAAAGCGGGTGACAACCCGCTCACCGATCGCGAGTGCGAGGTGCTGCGTCAGGTCACCACCGGCGCGACCGCCCAGGAGGTCGCCCGTACGCTCAGCCTCAGCGCCGGGACGGTCCGCAACTACCTGTCCCGGATTCTCGCGAAGACCGGTTCGCGGAGCCGGATCGAGGCGATCCGGAAGGCTCAGGACGCGGGCTGGATCTGA
- a CDS encoding ATP-binding cassette domain-containing protein, translating to MKRELAYGAWAVRKRAALKLVAWSVPEILPTAVYGIAVARATDSFLGGHAWQGIAWLGGLVATAGLGSAGARQVYARLGDLVEPLRDDLVRRVVGGAIRSGDDGSVARLNRQVEIVRDTFAGLVLVLRSFAVTLFGVLTGLLSLAPLVAAFVVPPFLIGFALSLAVLGMAADRVRASLAADEELATAAGMVFGGVRDITAAGSEEYAEWLAGRPIEAQAAAERALAKVAALRTLCFAVGGWLPLLILLATGPWLVGRGVSTGTLLGGLTYVLIGLQPALNTVMNALGDSGLRYVITLGRILDTSPAADEPRPIDKLTGYQVGIRELTFAYGPNAEPVLDKLELTIPEGDHLAVVGPSGIGKSTLAGLICGMLTPTGGRLSLGGAAPTEVTTRQLAATRVLIPQEAYVFTGTVRANLSYLLPEATDGQLDKAVDAIGATRLIDRIGGLQADVRPSELSAGEKQLLALVRAYLSPAPLVVLDEATCFLDPEAERQAEEAFAQRDGTLVVIAHRISSALRARRILVLDGNKASLGTHAGLLRTSPLYRDLHGNWAPTSQNTPPGTSQGATQIQPAS from the coding sequence ATGAAGCGGGAGCTGGCGTACGGCGCGTGGGCGGTGCGGAAGCGGGCGGCGCTCAAGTTGGTCGCGTGGTCGGTGCCGGAGATTCTGCCGACCGCGGTGTACGGGATCGCGGTCGCGCGGGCGACCGACAGCTTTCTCGGTGGGCACGCCTGGCAGGGCATCGCGTGGCTCGGTGGGCTGGTCGCGACCGCCGGTCTGGGGTCCGCGGGCGCCCGGCAGGTGTACGCGCGACTCGGCGACCTGGTCGAGCCGCTGCGCGATGACCTGGTACGGCGGGTGGTCGGCGGAGCGATCCGGTCCGGGGACGACGGATCGGTCGCGCGGCTCAACCGTCAGGTCGAGATCGTCCGGGACACGTTCGCGGGCCTGGTACTCGTCCTGCGCAGTTTCGCGGTCACGCTCTTCGGCGTACTGACTGGGCTGCTGTCGCTGGCCCCACTCGTGGCGGCATTCGTCGTACCGCCGTTCCTGATCGGGTTCGCGTTGTCCCTTGCCGTGCTGGGGATGGCGGCCGATCGCGTTCGTGCATCGCTGGCAGCGGACGAGGAGCTCGCGACGGCGGCCGGGATGGTGTTCGGCGGGGTGCGCGACATCACCGCGGCCGGCAGCGAGGAGTACGCCGAGTGGCTTGCCGGGCGGCCGATCGAGGCGCAGGCGGCGGCGGAGCGCGCGCTGGCGAAGGTCGCGGCGCTGCGGACGTTGTGCTTCGCGGTCGGCGGCTGGCTGCCGTTGCTGATCCTGCTCGCGACCGGTCCCTGGCTGGTCGGGCGTGGGGTCAGCACCGGTACGTTGCTCGGCGGACTCACGTACGTCCTGATCGGTCTGCAACCAGCTTTGAACACGGTGATGAACGCGCTCGGCGACAGCGGCCTGAGGTACGTGATCACGCTCGGCCGGATTCTCGACACGTCACCGGCGGCTGACGAACCGCGGCCGATCGACAAGCTGACCGGGTACCAGGTCGGTATCCGCGAACTGACCTTTGCCTACGGACCGAACGCCGAGCCGGTCCTGGACAAGCTCGAACTGACGATTCCCGAAGGTGATCATCTCGCCGTCGTCGGACCGAGCGGAATCGGCAAGTCGACCCTGGCCGGCCTGATCTGCGGAATGCTCACGCCGACCGGTGGCCGGCTTTCGCTCGGCGGCGCGGCACCGACCGAGGTGACCACGCGGCAGCTGGCCGCGACCCGGGTGCTGATCCCACAGGAGGCGTACGTCTTCACCGGCACCGTCCGCGCCAACCTCAGCTATTTGTTGCCAGAAGCAACTGATGGGCAGCTCGACAAGGCAGTGGACGCGATCGGCGCGACCCGCCTGATCGACCGCATCGGTGGTTTGCAGGCTGACGTCCGGCCGAGTGAGTTGTCGGCCGGGGAGAAGCAGCTGCTCGCGTTGGTTCGCGCGTACCTGTCGCCCGCGCCGCTGGTCGTACTGGACGAGGCGACCTGCTTCCTCGATCCGGAGGCGGAGCGGCAAGCCGAGGAGGCGTTCGCCCAGCGTGACGGGACCTTGGTCGTGATCGCGCACCGGATCAGCTCGGCGCTGCGCGCGCGCCGGATTCTGGTCCTGGACGGCAACAAGGCCTCGCTCGGCACCCACGCCGGCCTGCTGCGGACGTCACCGCTCTACCGCGACCTCCACGGCAACTGGGCGCCGACCAGCCAGAACACGCCGCCGGGCACGAGCCAGGGCGCGACTCAGATCCAGCCCGCGTCCTGA
- a CDS encoding ABC transporter ATP-binding protein → MITFGSERMLTFGGVAKHGRGWLPLIGLNALIGSGVTLALPTVLGRSVDSIVAGSGYTRWLVVAASLIALGVAASIVDAFAGAACVAETTAWLRRRLVKHVVRGGPDGAREFETGDLVTRVSANASDAAQAGPAAVTAIAAIAPPVGSLVLLAFIDPWLAAAFFGGVLLVILVLWTFAKRTADVSLAYQETQGRIAALLSESLTGLRTITAAGTAQREESRILASLPELHRHGVVTWRILARSGAQAAVVGPLVLVAVLAVGGLQLVSGRITAGDLFAASQYAVLGAGLGNLTGVLGELARAKAGVRRSAEVITIEHVPHGTLPLPAGPGQLTFDQVSVVADGNVLLDNVNLDLPGGLTVAVVGPSGAGKSVLAAVAARLRDPSTGQVSLDGVPLQAVSRRILRKAVGCAFERPQLVGRTIGEAIDPHAVSPVRTLAAARATHAHDFVSRLPDGYFTSLRKAPMSGGERQRLGLARAWPAGRLLVLDDATSSLDTATERQISRTLTEDRQHRTRLIVTHRPATAARADLVIWLDQGQVRAIAPHADLWHNPSYREVFG, encoded by the coding sequence ATGATCACCTTTGGCTCGGAGCGCATGCTCACCTTCGGTGGGGTCGCCAAGCATGGGCGCGGCTGGCTGCCGTTGATCGGACTCAACGCGCTGATCGGCAGTGGGGTGACACTCGCGCTGCCGACGGTCCTGGGGCGGTCGGTCGATTCGATCGTGGCCGGTTCCGGCTACACGCGCTGGCTGGTCGTCGCGGCCTCGCTGATCGCGCTCGGGGTCGCGGCCAGCATCGTGGACGCGTTCGCCGGGGCAGCCTGTGTCGCGGAGACGACCGCCTGGCTCCGGCGCCGATTGGTCAAGCACGTCGTACGCGGCGGTCCGGACGGTGCCCGTGAGTTCGAGACCGGCGATCTGGTTACGCGTGTCTCTGCCAATGCGTCAGATGCGGCGCAGGCCGGCCCGGCCGCGGTGACGGCGATCGCCGCGATCGCTCCGCCGGTCGGGAGCCTCGTTCTGCTCGCGTTCATCGACCCGTGGCTCGCGGCCGCGTTCTTCGGCGGGGTGCTGCTGGTCATCCTGGTGCTGTGGACGTTCGCCAAGCGGACCGCCGACGTCAGCCTGGCCTACCAGGAGACCCAGGGCCGGATCGCCGCGCTGCTGTCCGAGTCGCTCACGGGCCTCCGCACCATCACGGCCGCCGGCACGGCTCAGCGCGAGGAGAGCCGCATCCTCGCGTCGCTGCCCGAGCTGCACCGGCACGGCGTCGTCACCTGGCGCATCCTGGCCCGCTCCGGCGCCCAGGCCGCGGTGGTCGGCCCGCTCGTACTCGTCGCTGTCCTAGCCGTCGGTGGCCTGCAGCTCGTTTCAGGCCGGATCACCGCAGGCGACCTGTTCGCCGCCTCGCAGTACGCGGTCCTTGGCGCGGGCCTCGGCAACCTGACCGGTGTGCTCGGCGAACTGGCCCGCGCCAAGGCAGGCGTACGCCGGTCCGCGGAGGTGATCACGATCGAGCACGTCCCGCACGGCACGCTGCCGTTGCCGGCCGGTCCGGGACAGCTGACCTTCGACCAGGTCAGCGTGGTCGCCGACGGGAATGTCCTGCTGGACAACGTGAATCTCGACCTCCCCGGCGGGCTGACCGTCGCAGTGGTCGGTCCGAGTGGCGCCGGCAAGTCGGTGCTCGCCGCGGTCGCCGCACGGCTGCGGGATCCGTCGACCGGCCAGGTCTCCCTGGACGGCGTGCCACTGCAGGCAGTCAGCCGGCGCATCCTCCGGAAGGCCGTCGGCTGTGCGTTCGAGCGTCCGCAACTGGTCGGCCGGACCATTGGCGAGGCCATCGATCCGCACGCGGTCAGCCCGGTCCGTACGCTCGCCGCCGCCCGCGCCACGCACGCGCACGACTTCGTCAGCCGGCTGCCCGACGGCTACTTCACTTCGTTGCGCAAGGCACCGATGTCCGGCGGCGAACGGCAGCGCCTCGGCCTGGCCCGGGCCTGGCCCGCCGGCCGCCTGCTCGTCCTCGACGACGCCACCTCCAGCCTCGACACCGCGACCGAACGCCAGATCAGCCGCACCCTGACCGAGGACCGGCAGCACCGCACCCGCCTGATCGTCACCCACCGCCCCGCGACCGCCGCCCGCGCCGACCTGGTCATCTGGCTGGACCAAGGCCAGGTCCGCGCGATCGCCCCCCACGCCGACCTCTGGCACAACCCCTCGTACCGAGAAGTGTTCGGATGA
- a CDS encoding prolyl oligopeptidase family serine peptidase, giving the protein MIDSVQSHPCAERLPLVEQMHGRTVADPYRRLEDPSAAGTLRWLQDQDDHWLTYAGTLTNRFGWKNAVRRLSNVGSVSAPVRRGGRSFTLRRAADQDHAVLYVDETPLLDPKQLDPTGLTTLDAWQPTPDGSKLAVQLSRGGDERSTLSVLDVATGLTIDGPIDGCRYSPIAWLPDGTSFYYVRFRQVRHHQLGVHDDSIVLDGEASYGLEISADGRWLTISAVRGAGNDLWLADLTTDAPPAYVPQDATTVMSVGPDGRLYVVTTQDSPTGRICVGDPAEPTVWHDYIQPSGPLTGLAVLDEVVLVGTLSEITVHDRETGLFRSAVELPGLGSVGSLSAAGDQAWFTYTDSVTPPTVCRYDARTGQTAYQSEARASVETHRLTTSSGVELQIIGKPGPRPTILYGYGGFGQSLTPTYSAFALAWVEAGGTFVTAAVRGGGERGTASHQAGTRRNKQKVFDDFIEAAEHLIGTGWTTPDQLALCGESNGGLLVAAALTQRPELFAAAVCSAPLTDMVRYEQSGLGARWTAEYGSAQDPDDFNSLLSYSPYHQVTDGVQYPAVLLTSFGNDTRVDPLHARKFCAALQYSTASHRPVLLRHEADAGHTTGGINLAADMLAFIADQTGLST; this is encoded by the coding sequence GTGATCGATTCCGTGCAGTCGCATCCATGCGCCGAGCGCTTGCCGCTCGTGGAGCAGATGCACGGTCGTACCGTCGCGGACCCGTACCGCCGGCTCGAGGACCCCTCGGCCGCCGGCACGCTGCGATGGCTGCAGGACCAGGACGACCACTGGCTCACGTACGCCGGGACGCTGACCAACCGGTTCGGCTGGAAGAACGCTGTCCGCCGCCTGTCGAACGTCGGCAGCGTCTCCGCGCCGGTCCGGCGCGGCGGCCGCAGCTTCACGCTGCGCCGGGCAGCCGACCAGGACCACGCGGTGCTGTACGTCGACGAGACACCACTGCTCGACCCGAAACAACTCGACCCGACCGGGCTGACCACGCTGGACGCCTGGCAGCCCACACCGGACGGCAGCAAGCTCGCGGTGCAGCTGTCCCGGGGCGGAGATGAACGCTCGACGCTCTCCGTACTGGACGTCGCCACCGGTCTGACCATCGACGGCCCGATCGACGGCTGCCGCTACTCCCCGATCGCCTGGCTCCCGGACGGGACGTCCTTCTACTACGTCCGCTTCCGCCAGGTACGCCACCACCAGCTCGGTGTCCACGACGACAGCATCGTCCTCGACGGCGAGGCGTCGTACGGCCTGGAGATCAGTGCCGACGGTCGATGGCTGACGATCTCGGCAGTACGCGGTGCAGGGAACGACCTGTGGCTCGCTGATCTGACCACGGACGCACCGCCGGCGTACGTACCGCAGGATGCCACCACAGTCATGTCAGTCGGTCCGGACGGCCGCCTGTACGTCGTGACCACGCAGGACTCCCCTACTGGGCGGATCTGCGTCGGCGACCCCGCTGAGCCGACTGTCTGGCATGACTACATTCAGCCGAGCGGTCCACTGACTGGTCTGGCCGTGCTGGACGAGGTAGTACTGGTGGGCACACTGAGCGAGATCACAGTGCATGACCGCGAGACCGGTCTGTTTCGTAGTGCAGTGGAGTTGCCCGGTCTCGGTTCGGTTGGGTCACTGAGTGCAGCTGGCGACCAGGCCTGGTTCACGTACACCGACAGCGTCACGCCGCCAACGGTCTGCCGCTATGACGCCCGTACTGGGCAGACGGCGTACCAGAGCGAGGCCCGGGCCTCTGTGGAGACGCACAGGCTGACCACGAGCTCCGGTGTGGAACTACAGATCATCGGCAAGCCCGGTCCGCGCCCCACCATCCTCTACGGGTACGGCGGGTTCGGGCAGTCACTAACACCGACGTACTCGGCTTTCGCACTGGCGTGGGTCGAGGCCGGTGGCACTTTCGTCACCGCAGCGGTTCGTGGCGGTGGTGAGCGCGGCACGGCCTCGCACCAGGCCGGTACGCGCCGCAACAAGCAGAAGGTCTTCGACGACTTCATCGAAGCAGCCGAGCACCTAATAGGTACGGGCTGGACGACACCAGATCAGCTAGCGCTCTGTGGTGAGTCGAACGGCGGACTACTAGTCGCCGCCGCACTCACGCAGCGCCCTGAGCTGTTCGCAGCAGCTGTCTGCTCCGCGCCGCTCACTGACATGGTCCGCTACGAGCAGTCCGGCCTCGGCGCACGCTGGACCGCCGAGTACGGCTCTGCCCAGGACCCCGATGACTTCAACTCACTGCTGTCGTACTCGCCGTACCACCAGGTGACGGACGGCGTGCAGTACCCGGCCGTACTGCTCACCAGCTTCGGCAACGACACCCGCGTGGACCCCTTGCATGCAAGGAAGTTCTGCGCGGCGCTCCAGTACTCAACCGCATCGCACCGCCCGGTGCTGCTGCGACACGAGGCCGATGCGGGTCACACCACCGGCGGCATCAACCTCGCTGCCGACATGCTGGCCTTCATCGCCGACCAGACCGGCCTGAGCACATGA
- a CDS encoding SapB/AmfS family lanthipeptide, which yields MALLDLQGLETPGYGHHGHHHGGSTLTVLGCASQTPSNLSLLLCH from the coding sequence ATGGCACTTCTCGACCTTCAGGGCCTCGAGACCCCGGGTTACGGCCACCACGGCCACCACCACGGCGGCTCCACGCTGACCGTGCTGGGCTGCGCTTCGCAGACCCCGAGCAACCTGAGCCTGCTGCTCTGCCACTGA
- the lanKC gene encoding class III lanthionine synthetase LanKC encodes MHESYEFYCLADRRFYETPANRGAEHPDFAIAERPVPEGWQHVPGEQWMHYAPAGLRLPEQGWKIHVSARLQDVERTLDAIWAYCVPRGIAFKFLRNEAVLLMVNSKAAPRGSSGKLVTIYPTDEAQLELVLKELDEVLHGVEGPYILSDLRYADGPLFIRYGAFVSRYCLSATGERVLAIADDHGNLVPDHRGPTFVTPPWVRLPDFLQPHLDARNAVTTNDLAYTIDGVIQFSNGGGVYLGHHNESGERVVLKEGRPYAGLDMAGRDAVARIAHERDILEQLTGLDAVPRTHDYLQLGDHHFLVQEHIDSVSLQRELVRRYPLTHPDATAADKAAYAEWASAMVTKVGEAVGQLHERGVVFCDLHPDNLLLDVNGKLTLIDFEVATKAEDQARSTLAHPGYAAPRDRQGVDVDRYALACIALGVYAPQATILLNLHPGKAFQLADMIASTFPVPRAELDEAVRTIVGSSSANELEDLPLPGQSEWTDVRAALTKSIVAGATPERTDRLFPGDIAQFRDGGGIDLATGAAGVLYALAKTGAGRFPEYDDWLRKRAISTETGPGLYDGLHGVAHVLDELGHRQDALDLVDRTLADDWSSRELGMHSGLAGIGLSLLHFDTEPALRAKAVRVLDLVADRLGSDVPEISGGQYPRAGLMYGSSGPALLFLNAYELLGDTGLLDLSEIAIRQDLKRTVLTEDGMRQVNQGWRTLPYLEEGSAGVALVLARYLRHRPSEELAATLHELQRVTHCSFYVQPGLFMGRAGLLLTAAALGEDQATVDDLVHGLGWHAMPFEGGLAYPGNQLLRLSMDLSTGSAGVLLALGTARHDAPVTLPFLGPPQWSESPSRRTAPKEV; translated from the coding sequence ATGCACGAGAGTTACGAGTTCTACTGCCTAGCGGACCGGCGGTTCTACGAGACGCCGGCGAACCGTGGTGCCGAGCATCCGGACTTCGCGATCGCCGAGCGCCCGGTGCCGGAGGGCTGGCAGCACGTGCCGGGCGAGCAGTGGATGCATTACGCGCCCGCCGGACTCCGGCTGCCCGAGCAGGGCTGGAAGATCCACGTGTCGGCCCGGCTGCAGGACGTGGAGCGGACCCTCGACGCGATCTGGGCGTACTGCGTCCCGCGCGGCATCGCGTTCAAGTTCCTGCGCAACGAAGCCGTCCTGCTGATGGTCAACTCCAAGGCCGCTCCCCGCGGGTCGAGCGGCAAGCTGGTGACCATCTACCCGACCGACGAAGCCCAGCTGGAGCTCGTCCTCAAGGAGCTCGACGAGGTCCTGCACGGCGTCGAAGGCCCTTACATCCTGAGCGATCTGCGCTACGCGGACGGTCCGCTGTTCATCCGGTACGGCGCGTTCGTCAGCCGCTACTGCCTGTCGGCGACCGGCGAGCGGGTGCTCGCGATCGCGGACGACCACGGCAACCTGGTCCCGGACCACCGCGGCCCGACGTTCGTCACGCCGCCTTGGGTGCGGCTGCCGGACTTCCTGCAACCGCACCTCGACGCCCGGAACGCGGTCACCACCAACGACCTCGCATACACCATCGACGGCGTCATCCAGTTCTCCAACGGCGGCGGGGTCTACCTCGGCCATCACAACGAGTCCGGCGAGCGCGTGGTGCTCAAGGAAGGGCGTCCGTACGCGGGCCTGGACATGGCCGGCCGGGACGCCGTCGCCCGAATCGCGCACGAACGCGACATCCTGGAACAGCTCACCGGCCTCGACGCCGTACCGCGGACGCATGACTATCTGCAGCTCGGCGATCATCACTTCCTGGTCCAGGAGCACATCGACTCGGTGTCACTGCAGCGGGAGCTGGTCCGGCGTTACCCGCTGACCCACCCGGACGCGACCGCCGCGGACAAGGCGGCGTACGCCGAGTGGGCGTCCGCGATGGTGACGAAGGTCGGCGAAGCGGTCGGGCAGTTGCACGAGCGGGGCGTGGTCTTCTGCGACCTGCACCCGGACAACCTGCTGCTGGACGTGAACGGCAAGCTCACGCTGATCGACTTCGAGGTCGCGACCAAGGCGGAGGACCAGGCCCGCTCCACCCTGGCCCATCCCGGGTACGCCGCTCCGCGGGACCGGCAGGGCGTCGACGTCGACCGGTACGCGCTGGCCTGCATCGCGCTCGGCGTGTACGCCCCGCAGGCGACGATCCTGCTGAATCTCCATCCAGGCAAGGCCTTCCAGCTCGCGGACATGATCGCCAGTACCTTCCCGGTACCGCGCGCCGAGCTGGACGAGGCCGTCCGGACGATCGTCGGATCGAGCTCGGCGAACGAGCTCGAAGACCTCCCGCTGCCTGGTCAGTCCGAGTGGACCGACGTACGCGCCGCGCTGACCAAGTCGATCGTCGCCGGCGCGACGCCCGAACGCACCGACCGGCTGTTCCCCGGTGACATCGCGCAGTTCCGCGACGGTGGTGGCATCGACCTGGCCACTGGCGCGGCCGGCGTCCTGTACGCGCTGGCCAAGACGGGTGCGGGACGGTTCCCGGAGTACGACGACTGGCTACGCAAGCGCGCCATCAGTACGGAGACCGGCCCCGGCTTGTACGACGGACTGCACGGCGTCGCGCACGTACTGGACGAGCTCGGCCACCGCCAGGACGCACTGGACCTCGTCGACCGCACGCTCGCCGACGACTGGAGTTCCCGCGAGCTCGGCATGCACTCCGGCCTGGCTGGTATCGGTCTGAGCCTCCTGCACTTCGACACCGAGCCGGCGCTGCGCGCGAAGGCGGTTCGCGTGCTGGACCTGGTAGCCGACCGGCTCGGCAGCGACGTACCGGAGATCAGCGGCGGTCAGTACCCACGAGCCGGCCTGATGTACGGGTCGTCCGGCCCCGCGCTGCTCTTCCTGAACGCGTACGAGCTGCTCGGTGACACCGGCCTGCTCGACCTGTCCGAGATCGCGATCCGGCAGGACCTGAAGCGGACCGTACTCACCGAGGACGGCATGCGCCAGGTCAATCAAGGCTGGCGCACGCTGCCGTACCTCGAAGAAGGCTCCGCCGGTGTCGCGCTCGTGCTGGCGCGCTACCTGCGCCACCGCCCGTCCGAAGAGCTCGCCGCGACGCTCCACGAGCTGCAGCGCGTCACGCACTGTTCCTTCTACGTCCAGCCCGGTCTGTTCATGGGGCGCGCCGGTCTGCTTCTGACGGCCGCCGCACTCGGCGAGGACCAGGCAACCGTCGACGACCTGGTGCATGGTCTCGGCTGGCACGCGATGCCGTTCGAAGGCGGCCTCGCGTACCCCGGCAACCAGCTGTTGCGGTTGTCGATGGACCTGTCCACCGGATCGGCCGGCGTCCTGCTGGCCCTGGGCACCGCGCGGCATGACGCGCCGGTGACCCTCCCGTTCCTCGGACCTCCCCAGTGGTCCGAGTCTCCATCCCGACGAACCGCACCGAAGGAGGTGTAA